In the genome of Drosophila subpulchrella strain 33 F10 #4 breed RU33 chromosome 2L, RU_Dsub_v1.1 Primary Assembly, whole genome shotgun sequence, one region contains:
- the LOC119548300 gene encoding putative RNA polymerase II subunit B1 CTD phosphatase RPAP2 homolog, which translates to MTTEKNDQLRQQLIAAVVKKRAAIARAHEIVVRLLEPGIPEPEFLSLLWGIDPPNYADIVDEREINKLCGYPLCSSILENVPKQKYTISASKNKVYDLTERKKFCSGYCFKASEYIKSQVPTSPLWLRDRETRPSFQLLPRNS; encoded by the exons atgACGACGGAAAAGAACGACCAACTAAG GCAACAACTCATTGCGGCGGTTGTGAAGAAGCGTGCAGCGATTGCGCGGGCCCATGAAATCGTGGTGCGACTTTTGGAGCCCGGAATACCCGAGCCCGAGTTCCTGTCCCTG CTCTGGGGTATTGATCCTCCAAATTATGCAGACATCGTGGATGAGcgggaaataaataaactatgtGGATATCCACTTTGCTCCAGCATTTTAGAGAA CGTTCCCAAGCAAAAATACACCATCTCCGCTTCAAAAAACAAGGTATACGACCTGACAGAACGCAAGAAATTCTGCTCAGGATACTGTTTCAAGGCCTCCGAATACATTAAATCCCAGGTGCCCACATCGCCATTGTGGCTACGTGATCGGGAGACGAGACCCAGCTTCCAGTTGCTGCCTCGAAATTCTTGA
- the LOC119548265 gene encoding cysteine-rich PDZ-binding protein: protein MVCEKCEAKLSKVSAPNPWRTSTAPAGGRKINENKALSSARERYNPIGTALAPCRICRQKVHQMGAHYCQACAYKKAICAMCGKKIMNTKNYKQSST from the exons ATGGTTTGCGAGAAGTGCGAGGCCAAGTTATCCAAGGTTTCCGCCCCGAATCCATGGAGAACTAGTACAGCCCCAGCTGGCGGTAGAAAAATCAACGAAAACAAGGCGTTATCCTCGGCTCGCGAGCGATATAATCCCATAGGGACGGCTTTGGCGCCCTGTCG GATCTGTCGGCAAAAAGTCCACCAAATGGGAGCACATTATTGCCAGGCGTGCGCCTACAAAAAGGCCATCTGTGCAATGTGCGGGAAGAAAATCATGAACACCAAGAACTACAAGCAGAGCTCAACGTGA
- the LOC119548299 gene encoding FK506-binding protein 59 has product MPEGNKIDLSGDGGVLKEILEEGKGTETPHTGCTVSLHYTGRLVDGTEFDSSVGRNEPFEFPLGKGNVIKAFDMGVATMKIGERCFLTCAPNYAYGAAGSPPAIPPDATLIFELEMLGWKGEDLSPNQDGSIDRTILEASDKKRTPSDGAFVKAHISGAFEGRVFEDRDVEFDYGEGKAIGIIEGVEIALEKMNIGETSRIKIQAKYAFGAEGNEEFKIPPNSTVEYTVKLVDCGKGLEEWKLSDEERLAEAKVYKEKGTNYFKKENWALAIKMYTKCKNLLPNTADTNEEVKKVKVATHSNIALCHQKSDDHFEAKQECNEVLALDQNNVKALYRRGQCNLTINELDDALEDFQKVIQLEPGNKAAANQVIICKQKLKESKDKEKKLYANMFTKLAANDKETEPPRETDVLSKCGEWSEEDAKREAELTLERDNIIMI; this is encoded by the exons ATGCCGGAAGGAAATAAAATCGACTTGTCAGGGGACGGCGGCGTGCTCAAGGAGATCCTGGAGGAGGGCAAGGGCACAGAGACACCGCACACCGGATGCACTGTGTCCCTGCACTACACGGGTCGCCTGGTCGACGGCACTGAATTTGATTCCAGCGTCGGCCGCAATGAGCCCTTCGAATTTCCGCTCGGCAAAG GCAATGTTATCAAGGCCTTTGATATGGGGGTGGCCACCATGAAAATCGGCGAACGCTGCTTCCTCACATGTGCTCCCAATTACGCTTACGGAGCTGCCGGCAGCCCGCCCGCCATTCCTCCGGATGCTACTCTGATCTTTGAG CTGGAGATGCTGGGCTGGAAGGGCGAGGATCTGAGTCCCAATCAGGACGGCAGCATTGACCGCACCATTTTGGAGGCCAGCGATAAGAAGCGCACTCCCAGCGATGGTGCCTTCGTCAAGG CTCACATTTCTGGTGCTTTCGAGGGCCGCGTATTTGAGGATCGCGATGTGGAGTTTGACTACGGCGAGGGCAAGGCCATCGGCATTATCGAGGGCGTTGAGATTGCCCTGGAGAAGATGAACATAGGCGAGACTTCCAG AATCAAAATTCAAGCCAAGTATGCATTTGGAGCAGAGGGCAACGAGGAGTTTAAGATCCCGCCCAATTCCACCGTGGAGTACACAGTGAAGCTCGTCGACTGCGGCAAAGGACTGGAGGAGTGGAAGTTAAGCGATGAGGAGCGCTTGGCGGAGGCCAAGGTCTATAAGGAGAAGGGTACCAACTACTTCAAGAAGGAGAACTGGGCCCTGGCCATCAAGATGTACACCAAGTGCAAGAATCTGCTGCCAAACACGGCTGATACCAACGAGGAGGTAAAGAAGGTCAAGGTAGCCACGCACAGCAACATTGCTTTGTGCCACCAGAAGTCCGACGATCATTTCGAGGCCAAGCAGGAG TGTAATGAGGTTTTGGCTTTGGATCAGAACAATGTGAAGGCTCTTTATCGTCGTGGTCAATGCAACTTGACCATCAACGAGCTGGACGATGCTCTGGAGGATTTCCAAAAG GTCATCCAATTGGAGCCCGGCAACAAGGCGGCTGCCAATCAAGTGATCATCTGCAAGCAGAAGCTCAAGGAGAGCAAGGACAAGGAGAAGAAGCTCTACGCCAACATGTTCACCAAACTGGCTGCCAACGACAAAGAG ACCGAACCGCCGCGAGAAACCGACGTGCTGAGCAAGTGCGGCGAGTGGTCTGAAGAGGATGCCAAGCGCGAAGCAGAGTTGACGTTAGAGCGCGACAATATAATCATGATCTAA